The nucleotide sequence TGCCACCAAAGCCTGGTTCTTCAAAATGATCAAAATCTGTATCCTCAAAGTTCCCCATGACTTAACCCCCTCCTACTCCCTTACCATAATATTACATACGAAGGAGAAAAAACAGAAGTTTCAGTTTATAAAAAAGCTTTTTACGATTCGTGTTCTTTTATGTATTAAAGTTCGCGGAATGTACAGTCTTTGACATGTGTTAGTGTATTTATTTCTCGCATAACAAAAAAGCCGCCGAAGCGACTTTTTTCGATTAAAGAGATATTTTGTTCACCTTGAGTTCATGCAGCGCATTTCGTACTTTTCCAAACTCAGATGCATGCGGCCGATCTTCGCCATCACCATAGCCGTAGTCTACCATTCGATTGCGGTTCAGACATAGCTTCGTCAATTCAGGTTTAAAGAAGTCAAACAGTTTAAAACGTTCTTCTAAATGTGAAAACCTCGCCTGATATGCCTCAATACTATCCACTAAGTGTGACCAGAATGCTGTTTCTTCTATTAACTGATTGCGTACCGTGACATTTGACATGTAGCGCAGGTGGCAAATGAACAACCCCGTGAAAATAAACTGAGTCAATCCTTCTGGCGGCTCGCTGCGCAATACAGCCCGCAATTCTTCCGTCACTCCCTCTAACTCAGGAAATGGCTGATCCGAGATATTCACGTCATCTACGTAATCTTTTACAGCTAATCTCTCAGGCTTATAGTCTTTTAAAATTAAAATCGTGTTCTGACCGTGCGGCGAGAAGACTGTTCCATATTGATAAAGAAAATGCAGCAGTGGCGGCATCACTACACCAAAGAATTCCTTCATCCATTCGTCAGCACTCAATCCAGACTTTTCAATCAAACTTTGGACATACGGCTTGCTATCTATATCGACATGATGGAGAGCTGCTAGCGTGATCGGCTGCTCACCATCTTTTAAATACGTATAGATACTTTCACGCCAAATGGTTCCGAGCATCTCCAGATATTGATATGGAGCACCTTTCAAATTGCTGTAATGAGCGTGATCCACGTTGATGCTTGCTACTTCTCCAGGCAGCACGACTTCACATTCATCTCTTAAAAAGCTGTCACGGTCAAAGATTCCTTTGATGTGCTCTGTTACACGCGGTGCAATTACCGTTCGTTCTGATGGAAGACCTCGATACACGAGCGTATTTAAAATACTCATTGGAAGTTTCACATGTGACTTCAAGGGATTACTTCGGTTTACAAACGTTCGCACTGACTGCTGCGGCAAATAGTGATCTGTTCCTTCTTCTAACGGAACGATCATGCCGTTCGCCAAGTCTTCAGGGAAGTTTTGGATCAGCACATTTTTCCACTGCCATTCATGAACAGGCATAAAGTAATAATCGAGAGGCAGCTTTCCGTTCTCACGTAAAATTTCGTTAAAGCGCTGAATAAGAACACCATCAAGCTCTTTTATCAATAACTTCTCATAATGGAGTTCACTAACGGATTGAAACTGTGCGCGGTCACGGTGAACGGCAATCCAAAACAGTTTCGTTTCATTCTGGTTTTCAGGGGCATACTTGCTGTAATCATCAAAGCCGAAACCGATTCGCCCTTTGTTGTATGTGATCCACGGATGGCCTGACATTTCTCCCTCTAACTCTGCATAATCAAGATCCACTAATTCATCTGACGTTTTTACATGGTGATTTAATAGATTGGCATCCGCAATGAGCGTATGGTTCAATTCCTTAATCAAATGACCTGCTGTTTCTGCTGACATACCGATCATCGGCTGAATATCCAATAAGAAACGAATTGCACTTGTTGCCGGCTTCCACTCTTCTCCCTCAAAAACTTCAATAGATTTCGGATCTACATCAAAGCTGTCAAACAAACGTTTTTCAGCGGTAAAACGATACTGACGATCCTCTGTAACAGTAAATACGTATCCCTCTTCTTTTTGCTCAGGAAAAATCATGTCTTCATACATATACTCAGCAAGCATCTTCGCGAGCAAATTTTTGTTTACCGTCTCCCACGTATCCTTCTTAAGAATCGATTCTGTTTCATTTATATAAAACATGTTTTTCCTCCTTATGTATGTGAAGTTTCTCTCTGTTTTTTTCTCTCGTGAACGTACCCCATAGGAAAACAAGTATATGGAGAACGACGAACAAACTTGCATAAACAAAGATAGCTGATATCGATTGTTCGTTTACAATGGATGATGCTGCTACAGGTGCGAGCAAGAGTCCTACGTTTTGAATCGCAGAGATCTTGCTATAATCGCCATGCGTGTTCTGACTACACTTGAAAAGTAACACATCCAATTTAGCCAGACACCACGCTGCTCCAATTCCAAACATGCATCGGAACAGTACAAGACCCGCAATGCTTGTTTCGATACCTTGAAAAAATAATCCAACAACCATCATGCCTGTTGCCGCTATATAACCACTCCGTCCTAATTGATCACTGTATTTTCGGATGAGAGGCAAAGATACAATCGCCATCAGACTTGGTATTAAGTACAATAAACTGCACATCAACGTACTCGTGTGATACACAGCCTCAGTGTACGTTGTGAAAAATGGCCGAACCATATTCACTGCCAAATGGAGGGTTAACACGACAATTCCGAAAAGAAAGAATTGCGGCAACAAGCTGCGTTGGTTTTCTTGTAATGCTGCATCCATGACTTTGGTCTTGCTCACTTTTTTTAACATGAAATAACTGAACAACCCTAGCAAACATTCCATGATCCCTATCACCCAGAAGATCAATAAAGGATTGTCCATCTGAATGACCCATCCCGACAATAAAGTTGCTATTACGATTGCTCCCTGCAAAACAGCATGATAACTAGCAGCAGCACTTGTTGTACTCTTTCGGTTCTCCTGCATCAAAATTGTGTAAAGCAGAAAATAACTGCTCTTAAAGATCAGCAACAGAACACTCGCTGCAACAAACATTTCAAAGGTCTGTGAAATTGCCATCAAAAAGCAGGATAGCCCTGTTCCCCATTGACCGATTATCAAAAGAAAAGAACTGTTTTTCCATTTGTTTTCCATAAGACCCCAAATTGGTGTGAAGATCACGACAACGAGCCGGCAGGTCATAATGTAAAACCCTGTAATGTTCGGATCTGTTATCCCATAAACTTTTTTAAAAAACTGCGGGTAGAAAGGCGATAACAGTACTTCTGTACAGATAAACAGAAAAACACAGCTCAACAGAAAAAGATTTAATGAACGGTTGTTGGATTCCATGAAGGTTCCAATCCAAAGTTCTGAAACACGTTTTTATGAGAAACAGAATAGATTTCTTTTTCAAAAAGTTTATTGATGATCACTGCGTTTCTGTGTGCACCAAGGCCAAGATCTGGAGCACCAACACCATGTGTGTGCAGCTCACCATTCTGAATAAAGATATGGTTGTTCTCAAGGTCTTTCGTCTGCAATCGATAATCATGTGTAATCTGGTATCGGTTTTTGTGATCCCACTCGATACTCTCCTGCATGTTCATTAAGAAATGCGGAAACGATGGTGAATATCCCGTTCCTAAGATAACGACGTCAGATTCTAGTTCAAACACATCTCCCGTAACGTTTTGACGAAGTGAGAGCATGTGTGTATCTGCTTTCTTCTCTAGAGAAACAAGTTCGGTCATCGCCTGCAAATGGATATCAGGTTTTTGTTGGCCTACCGATTTTTCATAAAGAAGATCATATATATCCGCAATCGTCTCCATGCTTATTCCTTTATATAAGAGATCTTGCTTTTGCAGAAGATCATCCTTCTTGGATGGAGACAGTTTATAAAAGAAATCCGTATAATCCGGTGAAAAATATTCAAGTCCAAGCTTTGAGTACTCCATCGGGAAAAATCCTTTTGAACGCGTGAACCAGTTTAACGAATACGAATCATTATCCTGATGCTGCGCAAGATCATAGAATACCTCTGCTGCACTTTGCCCTGAACCGACTACCGTAATCGACCTCGCGTTCAGCAGCTCTTCTTTTCGATCTAAATATTGAGAAGAGTGGATGACTTTTGTGCCAAGCTTCTTCTCTAGGTGTGAAGGGACAGAAGGACTTGTACCAATGCCAACCGCAAGATGTTTCGTATAATACGTTTCCGTTTCTCCAGTTTCCTCAGATCTTACGATGACTTCGTATAATGGAACGTCTCCATTTTCAACAGGCAAGATCTGCTCTACTCCCATTCCAAAACGGCAAGAGTTCAACTGACTTGCTGTCCAACGGCAATAGTGATTGTATTCCTTGCGGGGAATATGAAAGTTCTCCAGAAAATAAAAGTGGTACAATCGATTGTGTTCTTGAAGATAGTTTAAAAACGTGTACTTGCTTTTTACATTCGCCATACTTACCAAATCAGCGAAGAAAGGAACTTGCAGGGTCGTACCATCGATCAGCATCCCTTTATGCCAGTTGAACTCTGTTTTCTTTTCAAAAAACAGTGCCTCTTTACCGCCTGTTTCATCAAGCATAGCCGCTAGTCCAAGATTGAACGGACCGATGCCTACACCAATGATGTCATACACTTTTTCAAATTGCGGCTGTTTCAAAGACATCTTTCCATCTCCTCTCAAACGTTTCTCTATGGCAATACATGAGCATACCTGTCTTATCAGGCAGCTCGATCGGTTTCACTTTTTCAAAACCGCACTTTTCAAACACATGGATCATCTTCTCGTTTCGAATATCAGGCTCAGCAATGACCTTCTCCGTTCCTTGATTTAAAAACTGAAAATTCACGATTGCTCGTAATAAGGGGAGTGCATATCCTTTACCTAGAAAAGCTTCTTCCCCGATTAATAGATGTATTCCTTGATCCTCAGGGTGCGGATCGTAGCAATTCTCAACCACATCCCCCCTCACCCAATATGCTTCCCAATAGCTCATCGGGACGCCATCGATCAATCCCAAATACAGAGTTTGGTGTTCATCTTCTAAAAATTTCTCTAAATGCTTTTTATAGTCTTCAAACGAAATATCGAGCTTCCAGTAAGGAACTACGTAAGACTGCTGCTGCCACTTGTGTAAAAGTGCCACATCTCTCTCAAAATCTACTTTTGCAAATGATAATGTTTTTTCAATGGTGTAATCATAGAAACTAAACGCTGGCTGCATTTGAAGTCAACACCTTTTGTAATGGGTTCGGTATGTTCGTATAAACAGATTGTGTTTCAAGTGAGCCAACGAGTTCGTCCATATCATGAAAACGTGTTAGCAAGTTCGCTTTACAAGGAAGTTCTTTTGAATCTAGTAAACTCCTTAACAACCCGGATTTTCCTTCTGTTAAAGTATCATGGTGCATCAAACGATTTCGGAGCATGTCCATAAGCTCTTCTTCATCGATTAAGTCTGCGGCTCCAAAACCGTTTATCAGACCAAACAGATGATTCATGAAAAAGTAATATCGGAACCGTTCGATTGCGACTTCATCACTACAAATGGTAACACTCTTCCGATTAAGGTCAGGCAGCTGTTTCACTAACAAGTCTGCTTTCGATTCGCTGTAATAATAGCCTTGATTATCACGGTAATAAAAATGCTTTGGATAGCCGTTCTCCATCTGGACGATCGAATTCTGCTGATGGGCCTCAAGCGCCACGCCATATGTTTCATACAGCCAAAGCATTGGATCTAGAGCGATCGATAAGTATTCACCAAACCAATCCTTGCTCACTTCTTCTGTCGATCTATTCTCTTTTTGAGCTAAGTCTTGTATGATTGCTTCGATTCGTGACCGTCCACCAAATCCATGATCCTGGCAAAGACCAGCTACTAAACTCGCATTTTGATCATTTTCATAAAATGGGTTTTCTCTGATTACCACTTCAAATCCTGACGTTTCTTTTTCCGTTGGGATGTTTAAGAATGCAGGATCCTGAATGATTTGGAACGATGGAAAGATCTCCTTCAGCTCTTGTCCGATTCTCGATTTCATGAGTCTGGAAACTTCTACTCCTCTATGAAGCTCCTTTTCCAAGTTGACGCGAAGAGAGTTTGTAATCTTCACAGGTACAGAGAATTTAAACATGTATTTAAAATCTCGGCTGTATACAGAACGCATGGAAGACGTCGCTGAGAACGGTTCACCGAAAGGTCCTATGTATGTTAACTCTTCGTCTTTAATTAATGTTTGAACAGAGAGATCATTTAATAGAACAGGTACTTGTAATGGATGCACAGGGATAAAGACGGATTGTTCATCACGTTCTATTTGTTCCATAAAATTCTCATCCTTCTCAAGCAGCTGCAATGTAACCTCTTCCGCTGTCACCTTGTCAGCGGAATCCTGATCGACAATCGACCGGTCAGCTTGAAAGAAATGCAGCTGAAACGTTCCCTTAAGTTCCGGAGAATAGAGAGACTCCTGCTCGGTACTCATGCCTTGCTTGCTTTTCGGTGTCGGGTGAAGAAGGTGCCCAAAAAGAAGAGACTGCTCTGCTTCAATAAACGTGAACTCACTGTTTTCTAGAGCATCACTGTCACTTTTCCGTTCTTCTAAATAGCGCTGTATGTTCTTTTTGCTAAGAATTGTACGAAGCATCAATTCATTTTCTGCATCTTCACGATCTGAATTCAGCAATAATTCCTTCGAAAGAACGGATACAAGTGAAACGTAATCGAGTGAGATTACTTTTCCACTAGATTGATGAAGTATAGGAAAATGAAACAGATGCCTTCCTGTTAAAGACCAATGCTTTACCGCTGCAAAAATCGCAGAATCCTGATTGGCTAGTGAAACTTTCAACCATCTTTCTGGTGTTTCACCGTTCCAGACTATCTGCTCCATGTCACCTTCAAACTCTATAAAATTACGAGTTTCTCTCAGGTAACAGTTCAAGAAACTCTGCATGCTCGCATTTTCTGCTCGTTGTTTATAATTTGTCATTGGGTGATCTCCCTGTTTTCGTACTCTGCTGCAAATTGAGAAATGCTATGAAGAACGTCTTCAATATCGACGATTGTCGTTCTCGGATTCAACAATGTAAATTTCAAAAATACTTGATCCTTTACTTTTGTTTTGGCGACCAAAGCTGTTCCTGTATGAAGAATCTTTTTATAGATAAACATGTTCAGCTCATTCAGCTTTTCTGTTAGTCCACCTCTATAGCGGAAAACAATCGCGTTGATTTCAGGATTTCTGTTACAAACTTCGATATCTTCGTTATGTTCCATCACACCAGCCGTCTGACTTGCTAGAAGAAGCGTGTAGTCGATCATGTTGGCAAAGTTCTTTTCACCAACGATACGAAGAGACATGAATAGCTTCAGCGCATCAAATCGTCTAGTCGTTTGAACAGATTTGCTTACCAAATGAACAAGTCCGTCTTCTTCATCGTTCTCTGGGTTCAAATAGTCTGCATGATGTGTAAGATAACGAAAGCTCTCCTTATTTTTCACAAAGAATGCGCCACAGCTGATCGGCTGATAAAATTGCTTATGAAAATCGATCGTGATGGAATCTGCTTGCTCAATCCCTGCTAATTTATGAAAATGCTTCTGACTTAGCATCAACGCTCCGCCATAAGCGGCGTCAACATGAAGCCAAAGCTCATGTTTTTCAGCAATTTCCGCAATTTCTGGAATGGGATCAATGCTTCCAAAATCTGTTGTTCCAGCCGTTGCAACTACACACATTGGTATGAGACCTCCAGTTTTTAACCGTTCGATCTCTTCCGTTAACTTAGCTGTGTTCATTTTTTTATTGCTGTCTGTTGGAACTGTAACTACGGCTTGTTCTCCTAGTCCTAATTGAAACGCAGACTTTTTGACAGTGAAATGAGCACTTTCTGAACAAAGTATGCGAAGCTTATGGAATTCGGTTGGCAAGCCTTGTATCTTAACGTTCCATTTCCATCGCTTATCACAAAACCAATCTCGCGCTAACAATAAACCCATATAGTTGGATTGCGTACCGCCACTCGTGAACGTACCATCAGACATTGGAGGAAGGGTAAGCTTTTCACTCACCCATTTGATAAGGCGTTCCTCCAGATAAGTAGCCGTTGAACTTTGATCCCAAGAATCCATGGATTGATTAAGTGCACCGATGATCAGCTCGGCTGCAATCGCAGGAATCAGAGGGGGACAATGGAGGTGCCCCATGCTCGTTTGATGAGACACATGGATGCTGTTGTTCACGATTTTTTTCAAAACATCTTCCAGTACGGTAAACGGGTCATCACCGTCTTTGGAAGTTAGCGAAAGATTCTGTATTTCTTTTTCAATTTCTTTCGGAGCTGATCCGTTAAACGCATTGGTATTGTTTTTATAGAAATTACTCAACAGATGTTGTGCTTCCAAGACGATATGATTGAAACTCTGTATTCCCGTTTCACTATCATTAAGAAAAAAACGGTCAAAATCGGTCGTGTTCATGTAGCACCTCTATTTAAGTGCGGCTCTTACCGCGTCTGTGAAGATTGCGATTACTTCGTTCATTTGTTCCTCTGTAATGATAAGCGGCGGCAAGAATCGAACAACACTTCCATGTCGTCCGCCTACTTCTAGGATCAAGCCTCTGTTAAAGCACTCTCTTTGAATACGGCTCGCAAGCTCTGGATTCGCTGCATACGTTCCTTTTAAACCAGATGGAATACGCGGATTCACAATCTCTGCTCCTACCATTAATCCACGGCCACGAACATCCCCAATCTCAGGAATCTCATTTTGGAGGATGGAAAGTTCGAGCATAAGCTTCTCTCCCATCTCCGCTGCATGCTGTGATAAATTATTTTCTTTAATGTAGCGAAGTGTTGCTGTTCCAGCAGCCATAGCCATTTGGTTACCTCGGAACGTCCCAATATGTGCACCAGGTCCCCACTTATCGAGTTCACGATCATAAATCACAACAGATAACGGCAAGCTTCCCCCGATCGCTTTGGACAGAACCACTACATCCGGCACGATTCCCGCATGTTGAAACGCAAAGAGTTCACCAGTTCGTCCGATGCCTGTTTGCACTTCATCAATGATTAACGGGATGTTTCGCTCTTTCGTAATGCGGCGAATTTCTCGCAGCCACTCAACCGGAGCTGGAATTGATCCGCCTTCACCTTGAACAACCTCTAAAATCATCGCTGCTGGAGGTAGGATCCCGCTTTCTGGATCATATAAAAGGTTCTCAATATATTTAGCGCTGATTCTCCCTGTGTCGTCCCCACCCATTCCAAACGGACAGCGGTATTCATATGGATACGGCATAAAGTGAACATCTGGCATTAAGCCTTGCACGTTTTGCTTCGGTCCTAAGTTACCTGATAACGCCATCGTTCCATGTGTTGCTCCGTGGTAACCTCCTTGGAACGAAAGGATGCTTCTTCTTCCTGTAGCCGTTTTTACAAGTTTGATCGCGGCTTCAATTGCATCTCCGCCAGTCGGTCCGCAAAATTGAATCTTCGCGCGCTTGGCAAATTCTTCTGGCAAACTATCAAACACTTCACTCACAAATTCTTCTTTTACTGGCGTCGTTAAATCCAGTGTATGTAATGGGCGCTTGTCATGAAGCACTTTCTCAATTGCTTCTATAACAACCGGATGATTATGTCCAAGCGCAAGAGTTCCTGCTCCTGCTAGACAATCAATAAAATTCCTTCCGTCTGCATCTTTTACATAGATTCCATCCGCTTCTTCAATCGCAATCGGAATGCGTCTTGGATATGATCTTGCGTTGGATTCTCTCTTCTCCTGTTGTTTCAGATAAAGTTCGTTCATTTCTAAATGTAAAGTGCTCATATTTAATCCTCCTAAAGGTTAAGTTCCGTTACTGAAAATGATTCTCATTATTGATTACATGTATAACCTTAAATGATAATGATTATCATCGTCAATGATAGTTTATCCCTAACTTGTTTCCATATATTTTTAGCGTTGGTAGTGGAACATAGGTCCTAAGTCCTTGGGTTTTTAAGGAGAATCTGAGAAATCTAATAGATGAATATTCTCATTTACTCACTGGCAAATTCGCTTCGCCGTAGAATTCATATGTCGCTTGTAGATTCCTAATGTATTACTAAAGTCTTTAGAAAAAACAAAAAAGCCCCGATATCCGATATCCGCGACTTTATTTGTTATTTATATAAGGGATATCATACGAGCACCTTATCTTTTTTCAATTGGCATTTTCTATAAAGACGGTATAACTTTTTCTCCAAAGTTAGATTCGCCGTTAACTGCACGAGATCTTTGAATGTTGAAACTGCCCACATTCCAGCTTCACGAGAGTATAGTCAATTATTTTTATAATTGATTTTTGGTTAAAATGTCATTTTTTACGACCATACTAAATGCATAAGGAATTGACGGGGTGCAAATATGCTGGATTTTTATCAAGCTCAAGAGAATTTAATAGGGATTGAATGGGTACTCCGGGCAGTTGTTGCGTTTTTCTTTATGCTGTTAACCGTGAAGTTAATGGGCCTACGAACATTATCACAGCTAAGGCTAATGGATTTTATCATTGCACTTATTTTTGGAAACATCATCGCCCATCCACTTTCTGATCAGCATCTTGGACTGAAGGGCTCACTCATTACGATGAGCGTTCTTTTAATTCTTTATGTGAGTACAACTGTGGCTGGGCTCCATTGGCTTGGACTTAGAAAGTTAATTGATCCACCACCTATCCCATTAGTAAAAAACGGACAAATTCTTTATCACAATCTAAAAAAAACTCGAATTACCATAGATGTTTTATTATCAGAATTACGTAAACATAGGGTTATAGATATTCAAGAAGTTGCCCTGGCTTTATTTGAACCTAACGGAACCATTACATCCTTTTTGCAGCCTCAATATCAGACTGTTATTCAAAAAGATATTAACTTGCCTCCAAAGCCATTTGAATATCCGCAAATTGTGATTAAGGAAGGCAAAATCAATCAGAAGGAGCTCTCTAAAACAGGAAAAACAGAAGCATGGCTTTTAGAGCAGCTTCAACAACAGAATACGAAGCTGTCTGATATTTTACTTGGAACACTCGATAACCATGAACATTTGCACTTCATGTATTACAAGTAAATCCCTAATTCCAACCAATAAACTCCGCAATTTCTGTATTCAATTTCTCCCACTCTTCCCAGAACAATCCGTGCCCACTGTTTTCCATGGGAACAAGCTTAGAATTCCGGATGCCTCTATTTATGGCAAGGGCAAGCGGAAATGGACATACCTTATCATGAACACCATGTAGAATTAAGGTTGGAACTTGAATTTTGCCAAGATCATCAAATAAACTCTCATCACGTAGCGAACCTAAAACAGCTGCCGTTGAGTACCCCGCCGCCTCTAAACCTAATTGAAAAAACCAATCCGAAAATGGAGCTGTTACATATTTAAAGAAAAAGAGATCCCCAAACCCCTGCAACATTTTCGGCCTGTCTTTAAACGTATCTGAAATAAATACATTCACTTGTTCTTTAGTAAGACCAAATGGAAAGTTTTGCCGTTTCGTAAAGCTCGGGGCAGCAGCACCAAGCAAAGCCAGCTTTGAAACGCCATAGTTGTTATGTCTAGCCATATATCGAACCGAGATGGCTCCTCCAACCGAGTGGCCGACGAGTGTAAAGTTTTCTAATTTTAACACTTGAACAACGGAATAGACATCATCCGCCAAACGGTCATATGAATATCCTGTATAAGGTTTATCAGACTTGCCGAATCCTCTAAGATCAATACCAATACATCTAAATCCCATTGACGGAAGCTGATTAAACTGATACTCAAAAAGTTTATGATTGGCCGGCCATCCGTGTATGAATAGAATCGTTTTTTTACCGCCGGGATTCACATCTTCCACATAGATTCTTACATTTTCTTCGACTCGAATATAGTATCCCACATTCATTCCCCCCACTTTGAAAATGTTACTTAATAAACTACTCACATTTTATTAAGGGGTGAATGACCAATAAAAAACGACCAGCTTCAGCCGGTCGCTTATAAAAACATTATTGTTTATCCAGTACATCAATCATTCGAAGTGCTACACTTCTGCTCGACTGCGGGTTTTGCCCTGTGACGAGGTTACCATCTGTTACTGCAAAATCTTCCCACTTTCCGGCACGCTGGAATTCTGCTCCAAGCTCACGAAGCTTTGTTTCCAATAAGAACGGCACTTCTTTCGTCAGCTTCATTTCTTCTTCCTCTTCATCCGTAAAAGCAGTAACCGTCTTTCCTTTTACAATCGATGAACCATCTTTAAGCGTTGCTGTCGTTAATCCTGCTGGACCATGACAAACACTGCCGATCACTTTGTTCGTTTGGGCCATCTGACTTACTACTTCTTTTAGAGCTTCACTTTTAGGGAAGTCAAAAACGGTTCCATGACCACCCGGCAAGTAGATCGCATCATAGCTTACAGCATCTTCTGGACTTAGTGCCGCTGTATTCTCAAGCATAGACAAAGCTTCTTTATACGTTTCCTTCTCCACACCTTCTAAACTGTTCGGATCTAAAGGTACGCTGCCGCCTTTGATACTCTTTACCGTAATGTCATATCCTTTGTCTCGGAACTCATTGAAAGGAACGGCAAACTCCTCTAACCAGAGACCAGTTTTATTGTTACCGATGTTTTGATGATTTGTTACGACGATTAGAATTCGTTTTGACATCCTTACACTCCCTTTCATTTCTGTACGCTTATCATTTTTCCCGATTTTACTTATTTAAAACAAATGGGCATTGTTTCTAAGGAAGTAATAAAATCTTTCCTAACTTCCCTTTATTTTTAAAATAAACTTGAGCTTCTTTTGCTTCTTCCAAAGGAAAGGTTTTATCGATAACTGGTTTGATTTTGCCTTCTGAAATCGCATTAAGCATTTCTTTAAACTCTGCTCGAGTCCCCAAGACGGATCCATACATTGTAATATGTTTTAGATACATCGTCCTAAAATCAAGATTTGTCTTCTGGCCGCCTGCAGATCCAGAGATACAGAACTTCCCACCATTCTTTAGAACCTCCAGAGACGTTGAAAACAATGCATCTCCCACTACATCTAGCACGGAGTCGATTGGTCCCCCATTCACTTCTAAAATCTCTTTTGATAGAGAATCGGATTTATAGGACAGTACATGTGTTGCTCCTAACTCCCTCATTTTTTCTTCACTATCTAAATTACCAATGATCGCGATAACTTTCGCACCAAAGACTTTTGATGCAATCTGAACATTTAGTGATCCTACCCCACCATTAGCTCCAGTTACCATAACCGTCTCACCAGGTT is from Fictibacillus sp. b24 and encodes:
- a CDS encoding type 1 glutamine amidotransferase domain-containing protein gives rise to the protein MSKRILIVVTNHQNIGNNKTGLWLEEFAVPFNEFRDKGYDITVKSIKGGSVPLDPNSLEGVEKETYKEALSMLENTAALSPEDAVSYDAIYLPGGHGTVFDFPKSEALKEVVSQMAQTNKVIGSVCHGPAGLTTATLKDGSSIVKGKTVTAFTDEEEEEMKLTKEVPFLLETKLRELGAEFQRAGKWEDFAVTDGNLVTGQNPQSSRSVALRMIDVLDKQ
- a CDS encoding aspartate aminotransferase family protein: MSTLHLEMNELYLKQQEKRESNARSYPRRIPIAIEEADGIYVKDADGRNFIDCLAGAGTLALGHNHPVVIEAIEKVLHDKRPLHTLDLTTPVKEEFVSEVFDSLPEEFAKRAKIQFCGPTGGDAIEAAIKLVKTATGRRSILSFQGGYHGATHGTMALSGNLGPKQNVQGLMPDVHFMPYPYEYRCPFGMGGDDTGRISAKYIENLLYDPESGILPPAAMILEVVQGEGGSIPAPVEWLREIRRITKERNIPLIIDEVQTGIGRTGELFAFQHAGIVPDVVVLSKAIGGSLPLSVVIYDRELDKWGPGAHIGTFRGNQMAMAAGTATLRYIKENNLSQHAAEMGEKLMLELSILQNEIPEIGDVRGRGLMVGAEIVNPRIPSGLKGTYAANPELASRIQRECFNRGLILEVGGRHGSVVRFLPPLIITEEQMNEVIAIFTDAVRAALK
- a CDS encoding alpha/beta fold hydrolase; this translates as MGYYIRVEENVRIYVEDVNPGGKKTILFIHGWPANHKLFEYQFNQLPSMGFRCIGIDLRGFGKSDKPYTGYSYDRLADDVYSVVQVLKLENFTLVGHSVGGAISVRYMARHNNYGVSKLALLGAAAPSFTKRQNFPFGLTKEQVNVFISDTFKDRPKMLQGFGDLFFFKYVTAPFSDWFFQLGLEAAGYSTAAVLGSLRDESLFDDLGKIQVPTLILHGVHDKVCPFPLALAINRGIRNSKLVPMENSGHGLFWEEWEKLNTEIAEFIGWN
- a CDS encoding zinc-binding dehydrogenase, which translates into the protein MKAVQVTGYGDVDKLKVVDIPVPEPRENEVLVKVEACAINNTEIWMREGAYGTDSKSGWRPEGVQFPRTPGSDITGKIVKAGKLVDESIIGKDVVLFPFTSSGEEGSEHISLDMSFIGSEYDGGYAEYVVWPAELCFDMPLPSYSESAVFSVSGLTAWHMVKQIQVQPGETVMVTGANGGVGSLNVQIASKVFGAKVIAIIGNLDSEEKMRELGATHVLSYKSDSLSKEILEVNGGPIDSVLDVVGDALFSTSLEVLKNGGKFCISGSAGGQKTNLDFRTMYLKHITMYGSVLGTRAEFKEMLNAISEGKIKPVIDKTFPLEEAKEAQVYFKNKGKLGKILLLP
- a CDS encoding DUF421 domain-containing protein, which codes for MLDFYQAQENLIGIEWVLRAVVAFFFMLLTVKLMGLRTLSQLRLMDFIIALIFGNIIAHPLSDQHLGLKGSLITMSVLLILYVSTTVAGLHWLGLRKLIDPPPIPLVKNGQILYHNLKKTRITIDVLLSELRKHRVIDIQEVALALFEPNGTITSFLQPQYQTVIQKDINLPPKPFEYPQIVIKEGKINQKELSKTGKTEAWLLEQLQQQNTKLSDILLGTLDNHEHLHFMYYK
- a CDS encoding pyridoxal phosphate-dependent decarboxylase family protein is translated as MNTTDFDRFFLNDSETGIQSFNHIVLEAQHLLSNFYKNNTNAFNGSAPKEIEKEIQNLSLTSKDGDDPFTVLEDVLKKIVNNSIHVSHQTSMGHLHCPPLIPAIAAELIIGALNQSMDSWDQSSTATYLEERLIKWVSEKLTLPPMSDGTFTSGGTQSNYMGLLLARDWFCDKRWKWNVKIQGLPTEFHKLRILCSESAHFTVKKSAFQLGLGEQAVVTVPTDSNKKMNTAKLTEEIERLKTGGLIPMCVVATAGTTDFGSIDPIPEIAEIAEKHELWLHVDAAYGGALMLSQKHFHKLAGIEQADSITIDFHKQFYQPISCGAFFVKNKESFRYLTHHADYLNPENDEEDGLVHLVSKSVQTTRRFDALKLFMSLRIVGEKNFANMIDYTLLLASQTAGVMEHNEDIEVCNRNPEINAIVFRYRGGLTEKLNELNMFIYKKILHTGTALVAKTKVKDQVFLKFTLLNPRTTIVDIEDVLHSISQFAAEYENREITQ